A genomic stretch from Lepisosteus oculatus isolate fLepOcu1 chromosome 7, fLepOcu1.hap2, whole genome shotgun sequence includes:
- the etv6 gene encoding transcription factor ETV6 isoform X2, with amino-acid sequence MEEEPTRLPAHLRLQPVYWSRDDVSQWLKWAEKEFSLHPINNNTFEMNGKALLLLTKEDFRYRSPHSGDVLYELLQHILKQRKSHSFYPSFFYPGNSFQTQPEAAVQHSKLEETVRRTPRGTEGLHHNPPTIELRHRPRSPRLNNQDLSPDSQRSPLDNASRHLSPEDRLRPASQPQENNHTASLEEPYQLSVSPEQNNSHCPTPTEGQRSGSPYQDNPRVIQLVPSAIMHPLIINPRQTLDLKHSRSSDNGWEGKPMNLTHREDLLYRNHIMMPVSPPEEKPLPIGRIADCRLLWDYVYQLLSDSRYENYIRWEDKETKVFRIVDPNGLARLWGNHKNRTNMTYEKMSRALRHYYKLNIIRKEPGQRLLFRFMKTPDEIMSGQTDRLEHLESDLDDQMYVKEEC; translated from the exons GCTTACAGCCGGTGTACTGGAGCAGAGATGATGTGTCACAGTGGTTGAAATGGGCTGAAAAGGAGTTTTCCTTGCATCCTATTAACAACAACACCTTTGAAATGAATGGCAAGGCGCTTCTACTGCTGACCAAAGAGGATTTCCGCTATAGGTCCCCGCATTCTG GTGATGTTTTGTATGAGCTCCTTCAGCATATTCTGAAGCAGAGGAAATCCCACTCTTTCTATCCATCCTTCTTCTACCCAGGAAACTCTTTTCAGACACAGCCTGAGGCAGCCGTTCAGCATTCTAAACTTGAAG AAACGGTACGGCGAACTCCTCGAGGTACAGAGGGCCTCCATCACAATCCCCCTACTATTGAACTCCGGCATCGTCCTCGCTCCCCTCGCCTGAACAACCAAGACCTTTCGCCAGATTCCCAGAGGTCCCCTCTCGATAATGCATCTCGACACCTGTCGCCCGAGGACAGGCTGCGTCCTGCTTCCCAGCCGCAAGAAAACAATCACACTGCATCATTGGAGGAGCCTTATCAACTGTCCGTCTCCCCAGAACAGAACAACAGCCACTGTCCCACCCCTACTGAAGGACAGCGCTCAGGCAGCCCATATCAAGACAACCCTCGTGTTATACAGCTTGTGCCAAGCGCCATAATGCATCCTCTGATTATTAATCCCAGGCAGACTTTGGACTTAAAGCATTCCCGGTCTTCAGATAATGGCTGGGAGGGAAAGCCCATGAACCTGACTCACAGAGAGGACCTCCTATACAGGAACCACATTATGATGCCAGTCTCTCCACCAGAGGAAAAGCCTCTGCCCATTGGCAGGATAGCTG ATTGCAGGCTGCTGTGGGATTATGTTTATCAGCTTCTTTCTGACAGCCGGTACGAAAACTACATTCGTTGGGAAGATAAGGAAACAAAGGTTTTTCGAATAGTAGACCCCAATGGTCTGGCTCGACTTTGGGGGAATCATAAG AACCGTACCAATATGACCTATGAGAAGATGTCGAGAGCACTGCGACACTACTATAAACTGAACATCATTAGGAAGGAGCCCGGACAACGACTATTATTCAG GTTCATGAAAACCCCAGATGAAATCATGAGTGGACAAACCGACAGGCTTGAGCACCTTGAGTCAGATTTAGATGACCAAATGTATGTAAAGGAAGAGTGCTGA